A region of the Exiguobacterium aurantiacum DSM 6208 genome:
TGACGGCGGTCGTCAGGATCATCAATAATTTGAATAAGGACTTTAAAAATTCGACGACCGCTTTCATGCTGACAATCCGTTTGACCCCTTTGAGCGGGTCGATTCGTTCGAGTTTCGGCTGAATCGCCTCCGTCGAGAAGAGCGGTCCAATCTGAAAGTAGTTGACCAAGACGCCGAACACGACCGCAACGATGAAGAATGGGGCCAGAATAAGCCCAACTCGGAACAACAAATAGACGAGCATACCGGCCATGCCGTTTGACAAGTCGGTCAATAAATAATTCGGTCCGAGCAAATCTTTCGTCAACGTGAACAGTTGTTTCCCGATGTACGGGCCGAGAAAAGAGAGCATGAGAAACATGGCGAACAAGGCAAACGCACCGGTCAAATCGGCTGATTTGGCGACTTGGCCCTTCTTCCGTGAGTCTTGGCGTTTTCGCGGGGTCGCTTTTTCTGTTTTTTCTCCTGCAAAAAACTGAAGATCGACCGATAAAGGATATAGAGGCTTCATGAAACGTCTCCTAACAGCGTCATAAAATCACGCAACACGTCTTGCAACAATGGGATGAACTGGCTGATGCCATTCAACGTCAGACCCATCATGACGACCATGACCGAGAACCCGGCGATGAGTTTGAATGAAAAACCGATCGCGAAGATGTTGAACTGTGGCGCCGATTTTGCTAAAAACCCTAGCGCCAAGTCGACGAGCAGTAACGACGCCATCATCGGCAGGGCGAGCTGTAAGGCGACGAGCATCGTCATCGTGACGACTTTTACCGCCATCATGAGTGACGCTTCGGTGAAATTGATCATCGGTTGACCGGGTGGATAAATTTGAAAACTATAATAAATCCCGTCGATGAGCAGTAAATGCATATTCGTCGACAGCATGATGAACAGCGTGAAAATATAGTAAAACCGTCCAATGAGCGGAGATTGTCCGCCAAACATCGGGTCGTACGCCGAAGCCATCGCCAAACCTAACTGAAGGTCGATGACACCGCCGGCGATTTGCGGGGCGAAGAACAATATATTGATCAAAATGCCGAGCAATAGCCCGATGAGCACTTCATACAATACTTGCACGATGAACGCCTCGCTCATTTGAATCGGTTCCGTCACCGTGAACATCGCATAATAAGCGAGTAACGCGCTGAACGCGACGCGGTGCATGACCGGTAGCTGGCGTGACGAGAAGAGCGGCACGCTGACGAAAAAACCGGAAAGCCGCGCGAACGTCAAACCGTAAAGACTGATGAAGTCGACCGCATTCATTTCGAGGCAACCTCGACCATCAGTTCAAAGATCATCCGGGTGAACCCCTCGATTTGTTGCAACATCCAAGGACCGAAGACGACGAGCCCGATAAAGACCGAAACGATCTTTGGGACGAAAGAGAGCGTCTGCTCTTGAATTTGTGTCGTCGCCTGTAATATCGAAATGACGAGACCGACGACGAGGGAGATGAGCAGTAGCGGCATCGCAATCTTGAGCAATGTCCACACACTCTCTGTCGCCAAATAAATGACCATTTCCTGCGTCATAATCGTTCCTCCTACATACTTCTAAGCAGTGACTCCACGATCAAATGCCACCCATCCACTAATACGAACAACAACAGTTTGAACGGTAAGGCAATCATGACCGGCGGGAGCATCATCATCCCCATCGACATGAGCACACTCGCCACGACCATATCGATGATCAAAAACGGCAAGAAAATCATGAACCCGATTTGAAACGCCGTCTTCAGCTCGCTGATGGCGTAAGCTGGCACCATTGCGAGGAGCGGCACGTCTTCAATCGACTCCGGTTGCTCATAGTTGCCGTACTTGATGAACAGTTGCAAGTCTTCTTGGCGCGTATATTTTGCCATGAATCGTTTCATCGTATTGCTCGCCTCTTCGAACGCCTCGTCTTGACTGATCTGGTCGTCCATGTAAGGCGTGAGTGCCTTCTCATTCAAGTCGGACAATACCGGTGACATGACGAACAATGTGATGAACAGCGCGAGGCCGATAATGAGCTGGTTCGGCGGCGTTTGTTGCGTCCCGAGTGCCGGGCGTATGAATGACAACACGACGACGACACGCGTGAAGCACGTCATCAAAATCAAGAACGACGGAGCGAGCGTGAGCAGCGTCAACACGACGAGCAACTTGATCGACGTCGACGTACTGTCCGGTGTTTCTAAGTTGATCAATTGTTCAATCGTCGTCATTGATTCTTCCTCGCTTGTTCAATCTGGGACAACTGTTGTTTAAACGTATCTAAAAATGCGGAGCCGTTCGAACCGGTCACCGGTAAATTTTCAGTCACTTCCTCATCAAGCGTGTCTGACTCGACACGATCAATCAATTGAATCGATTCCCCGACACCGAGCACATACACTTGGTCGCCGAGTTTGACGAGTTGGACCGAACGATCTTTCCCGAGCGGTACACCGCCTAAATGTTTCATATGTTGGGCCGTCTTCACCCCTTGCGTCCGAGCGCTCAACCAGCGCATCAAGACGATAAAACCACCGATAACGACGACGAGGCTGAGAATAACCTTCACTAGCGTGCCAATCGTCGAAACGGTAGTCGACTCCGTTTTCGGGGTCTCTGTCTGCTCTTGCTGTTGCTCGAACTGCTTCTCGACGGTGGCGGCCTCAACCGTGGCCGGCCCATACAGACCGACCACGAGAAGGATAATCAACCACCACTTGTTCATTGTGCGACCGTTTTAGAGACTGCTTCGATGACACGTTCCGCGTTGAACGGCTTCACGATGAAATCTTTCGCTCCAGCTTGAATCGCATCGATGACCATCGCTTGCTGGCCCATCGCCGAACACATGATCACTTTCGCGTTCGAATCGAAACCGCGAATCTCTTTAAGTGCCGCGAGTCCGTCCATCTCAGGCATCGTGATATCAAGCGTGACGAGGTCAGGCGTCAATTCGCGATACTTCGCGACCGCGTCTACACCGTTCTCCGCCTCACCGACGACTTCAAACCCGTTCTTCGTTAAAATATCTTTGATCATCATGCGCATGAACGCCGCATCGTCTACCACTAAAATTTTTGCACTCATTGTTCTTCCTCCTTAAACGATTCCAATCCGCTCGTGCGGTTGAATGATTTCTGTCACGCGTACCCCGAAGTTTTCTTCGATGACGACGACTTCGCCGCGGGCAATGCGTTGTTGGTTCACATATATATCGACAGGTTCCCCTGCCAACTTATCTAGTTCGATGATCGACCCTTGCGACAATTCGAGTACTTCTCGTACCGAACGTTTCGTCCGGCCGAGTTCGACCGTCACGTTGAGCGGGACGTCGTAGAGCAAGCCTAAGTTTGCCGGCACCGGGTCATAAGAACTCGGGGCGTGGAGCGGCATGAATTCCGCTTGGCTAACCGCCACTTCAGGCGTTGCTTTCGTCTCCGGACGCGGTGCCGTAGCGACCGGTCTGGCCGGTTCCGGTTGTTTTGTCGGTTCCGGTTGTTTCGGTGAGACAGGCGCCGGCTGAGGCGACGTGGCCGCCATCAGTTCGTTGACGAGTTGCTTTCCGAATTCGATTGGGGCGATTTGAACGATTTTTGAGTCAATCAACGTCCCGACTTTCAAGTTGAACTCGATGAGCACCATCGTCTCCCACAGTTCGAGCCGATCGATGATCGTCTGCGTTTTTGTCGCGTCGAACACTTCGACGTGCGGCGGTGAGATATCGATTTTTTTCGAGAAGACGGTCGACAACGACGTCGCTGCCGCCCCCATCATTTGGTTCATCGCCTCTTGGACGGCTGAAAGACGGATCTCGTCAAGTCCTTCCGCATCGACGCCGATACCGGTCCCACCGAGCATCAAGTCGGAGATGATGGCTGCGTCTTCTCGCGTCAACACGAGCACGTTCTCTCCTTTCAATCCTTCGGTGTAACCGACACGAAGCGCGACGTGCGGCGTCGGATAACGCTCGCGTAACGCCTCGATTTTCACTTCACTGACGACCGGCGTCGTGATCTCGACTTTCTGTTGCAACAGTGTCGATAACGCCGTCGCCGAGTTTCCGAACGAGATATTCCCGATTTCGCCGAGCGCGTCGCTTTCCATCGAGTCTAAATGTTCTTCTTGTGCTACTTCTTGCGGTGCCGAGTTGTCGCTCGTCCCTCGTAATAACGCGTCGATTTCATCTTGTGACAACATCTCACTCATTGCTCTTCCTCCTTCACCCGGTGTAATACTTGGACCGCCATCCGTTTCCCGCTCACACCGACTTGCCCTCTAAACACTTTATTTTCCCCTATCATGACCGACAGCGGTTCTTTCACTAACTGATCGAGCGTCAAGCAGTCACCCACTTCTAAATGCAACAAGTCTCCGAACGTGATCGTCGTCTCACCGAGTAAAGAGACGACCTCGACCGACGAATTCATCAATTGAGCTTTGAGCGGTTCTTTACTGCTTCCGGTCGCGTTGCGCCGGTTCGCCTCTTGCATCCAATAATGACTCGACAGCTTCGAGAGGACCGGTTCGATCGTGACGAACGGCAGGCAGACGTTAATCGTCCCGCTCACTTCACCGATCGTCACCCCGATCGAAACGAGAACGACCGTCTCGTTCGGTGACACAAGCTGAAGAAACTGGGGATTCACTTCGACGGCCGTCATCTCGGACTTCACTTCCGCGATCGACTCCCAGGCGTCTCCGTACGAGGAAAACGCACGTTTGTAAAGTTGTGTCAAAATCCGCATCTCGATTTCGGTGAAACTGTCGACTTTCTCGATTTCCACTCCCGGTCCGCCGAGCAGACGATCGAGCATCGCGTAAGAGATGTTCGGGTTGACTTCAATGATGAAACGACCGTTAAGTGGCGGTGCTTCGATCAAATTGATCATCGTCATGCTCGGGATGGAATGAATGAACTCGTCATACGGCAGCTGTTCGACCGAATTGACGGTGAACTGGACGTACGTACGGAGTTGCGCCGAGAAAAATGTCGTCAACATCCGTGTGAAATGCTCATGGATGCGGGTGAGGCTGCGGATCTGGTCTTTCGAGAAACGGACGGCCCGTTTGAAATCGTATTGCCGGACTTTCCGTTCTTCTTCTTGGGCCAAAAACGAATCCGCCTCGACGTCTCCGCTACTTAGCGCTGATAACAGGGCATCAATTTCTTGTTGAGACAGTACTTCTCCCATGATGCCACCTCACTGTATGATTTTCTTCGTCATGTAGACGCGCTGAACCTCACCTTTTTCAAGCAGGCCGTTCAATTGTTCGCGCAGCGACTGTTCAAACTTTTGCATATCTTCTTTCGTTGTGAGCTGTGCTTTCGTCATTCCGGCCAAATCACCAAGGATGACGTTGTGCACTTGGAACTTCCGTAGCTCAAGGTCTTCTCTCGTCTCGGCAGAGTCTGTGACGACCGTGAACTGGACGTTGATGAAGCGTTCATCTTGAATGTTCGTCGTCATGTCATCCGTCGTGAAGCTCCGTTCGGCCAACTCTACGGCCGTGACCGGTTTCGTCTTGGCCGTCACGTTGTCGCCGAACAAATATTTATAAGTCATAAACCCGGCTCCCCCCATGACGAGCAGGACGACGAGCAGGATGAGCACCATCTTCATGGCGCCGCCTTTTTGTTTTTCTTCACTCATCTTCTTCACCTCTTGTGACTATCGTTCCAACCAGACCGATCGTACGGTAAAATGCCGTCGTCCGGTCGATGACGTCTTGCTTCGTTTCTTTGACGATGTACGTCTTGCCGTTAAACAAGTGGATAATCGTGTCCGGCTCCGCCTTGACCGTCTCAATGAACAAGGCGTTCAACACGAACGCATCACCGCGTAGGCCCGTGACGCGAATCATCAGCGTTTCAAGTTGACGAGTTCTTGTAAAATCTCGTCCGATGTCGTGATGATACGGGTGTTCGCTTGGAATCCACGTTGCGCGACAATCATTTCGGTGAACTCTTCAGACAAGTCGACGTTCGACATCTCGAGCGCGCCGGAGACGAGCTCACCTCGACCTTGTTGCCCCGGAATACCTGGGTTTGGGTTGCCTGAGTTTTGTGATTGGATGAAGTTATTCGCACCGACTTTTGAAAGACCAGCGTTGTTGGCGAACGTGACGACTTGAATTTGGCCGACCGTCGTCGACGCACCGGCGTCGTTGACGTAACTCACTTGACCGTCTTTCCCAATCGATAGTGATTTCGCCCCAGGCGGGATGGTGATTTTTTGTCCGGTCGTGCTGAGCAAGTAGGAACCATCGCCGTTGACGATGTCGCCGGCGTTGTCCGTATAGAAGTTACCGGCACGTGTATATTGCGTTTGTCCGTTCACGTTGAGTGCGAAGAACCCTTCGCCTGAAATCCCGACGTCGAGGGCGCGACCTGTATTTTGCATCGCACCTTGGTTGTAGACGTTATCGACGGTCGCCATCGTGCCCCCGAGTCCGACTTCTTTCGGGTTGACCCCACCGCTGACCGCGTTGGCGGCGGTGGCGCTGCCGACTTGTTGGCTGACGAGGTCCTTGAACGTGACACGACCTTTTTTGTAGCCGAACGTGTTAACGTTGGCGATGTTGTTCCCGATGACGTCAAGCTTGGACTGGAAGTTCTTAAGTCCAC
Encoded here:
- the fliR gene encoding flagellar biosynthetic protein FliR: MNAVDFISLYGLTFARLSGFFVSVPLFSSRQLPVMHRVAFSALLAYYAMFTVTEPIQMSEAFIVQVLYEVLIGLLLGILINILFFAPQIAGGVIDLQLGLAMASAYDPMFGGQSPLIGRFYYIFTLFIMLSTNMHLLLIDGIYYSFQIYPPGQPMINFTEASLMMAVKVVTMTMLVALQLALPMMASLLLVDLALGFLAKSAPQFNIFAIGFSFKLIAGFSVMVVMMGLTLNGISQFIPLLQDVLRDFMTLLGDVS
- the fliQ gene encoding flagellar biosynthesis protein FliQ gives rise to the protein MTQEMVIYLATESVWTLLKIAMPLLLISLVVGLVISILQATTQIQEQTLSFVPKIVSVFIGLVVFGPWMLQQIEGFTRMIFELMVEVASK
- the fliP gene encoding flagellar type III secretion system pore protein FliP (The bacterial flagellar biogenesis protein FliP forms a type III secretion system (T3SS)-type pore required for flagellar assembly.), translated to MTTIEQLINLETPDSTSTSIKLLVVLTLLTLAPSFLILMTCFTRVVVVLSFIRPALGTQQTPPNQLIIGLALFITLFVMSPVLSDLNEKALTPYMDDQISQDEAFEEASNTMKRFMAKYTRQEDLQLFIKYGNYEQPESIEDVPLLAMVPAYAISELKTAFQIGFMIFLPFLIIDMVVASVLMSMGMMMLPPVMIALPFKLLLFVLVDGWHLIVESLLRSM
- a CDS encoding flagellar biosynthetic protein FliO — its product is MNKWWLIILLVVGLYGPATVEAATVEKQFEQQQEQTETPKTESTTVSTIGTLVKVILSLVVVIGGFIVLMRWLSARTQGVKTAQHMKHLGGVPLGKDRSVQLVKLGDQVYVLGVGESIQLIDRVESDTLDEEVTENLPVTGSNGSAFLDTFKQQLSQIEQARKNQ
- a CDS encoding response regulator; translated protein: MSAKILVVDDAAFMRMMIKDILTKNGFEVVGEAENGVDAVAKYRELTPDLVTLDITMPEMDGLAALKEIRGFDSNAKVIMCSAMGQQAMVIDAIQAGAKDFIVKPFNAERVIEAVSKTVAQ
- the fliY gene encoding flagellar motor switch phosphatase FliY; amino-acid sequence: MSEMLSQDEIDALLRGTSDNSAPQEVAQEEHLDSMESDALGEIGNISFGNSATALSTLLQQKVEITTPVVSEVKIEALRERYPTPHVALRVGYTEGLKGENVLVLTREDAAIISDLMLGGTGIGVDAEGLDEIRLSAVQEAMNQMMGAAATSLSTVFSKKIDISPPHVEVFDATKTQTIIDRLELWETMVLIEFNLKVGTLIDSKIVQIAPIEFGKQLVNELMAATSPQPAPVSPKQPEPTKQPEPARPVATAPRPETKATPEVAVSQAEFMPLHAPSSYDPVPANLGLLYDVPLNVTVELGRTKRSVREVLELSQGSIIELDKLAGEPVDIYVNQQRIARGEVVVIEENFGVRVTEIIQPHERIGIV
- the fliM gene encoding flagellar motor switch protein FliM; the encoded protein is MGEVLSQQEIDALLSALSSGDVEADSFLAQEEERKVRQYDFKRAVRFSKDQIRSLTRIHEHFTRMLTTFFSAQLRTYVQFTVNSVEQLPYDEFIHSIPSMTMINLIEAPPLNGRFIIEVNPNISYAMLDRLLGGPGVEIEKVDSFTEIEMRILTQLYKRAFSSYGDAWESIAEVKSEMTAVEVNPQFLQLVSPNETVVLVSIGVTIGEVSGTINVCLPFVTIEPVLSKLSSHYWMQEANRRNATGSSKEPLKAQLMNSSVEVVSLLGETTITFGDLLHLEVGDCLTLDQLVKEPLSVMIGENKVFRGQVGVSGKRMAVQVLHRVKEEEQ
- a CDS encoding flagellar basal body-associated FliL family protein gives rise to the protein MSEEKQKGGAMKMVLILLVVLLVMGGAGFMTYKYLFGDNVTAKTKPVTAVELAERSFTTDDMTTNIQDERFINVQFTVVTDSAETREDLELRKFQVHNVILGDLAGMTKAQLTTKEDMQKFEQSLREQLNGLLEKGEVQRVYMTKKIIQ
- a CDS encoding flagellar FlbD family protein, which produces MIRVTGLRGDAFVLNALFIETVKAEPDTIIHLFNGKTYIVKETKQDVIDRTTAFYRTIGLVGTIVTRGEEDE
- the flgG gene encoding flagellar basal body rod protein FlgG encodes the protein MLRAMYSGISGLKNFQSKLDVIGNNIANVNTFGYKKGRVTFKDLVSQQVGSATAANAVSGGVNPKEVGLGGTMATVDNVYNQGAMQNTGRALDVGISGEGFFALNVNGQTQYTRAGNFYTDNAGDIVNGDGSYLLSTTGQKITIPPGAKSLSIGKDGQVSYVNDAGASTTVGQIQVVTFANNAGLSKVGANNFIQSQNSGNPNPGIPGQQGRGELVSGALEMSNVDLSEEFTEMIVAQRGFQANTRIITTSDEILQELVNLKR